In Blastopirellula sp. J2-11, a single genomic region encodes these proteins:
- a CDS encoding VOC family protein, whose translation MKPKNTICLWFKDDMLEAANFYAATFPDSEVTAVQHAPGDYPGGKQGDVLTVEFTVVGIPCLALNGGPGFNNAFSFQIATDDQAETDRYWNAIVDNGGQEIACGWCSDRWGLSWQITPRVLTDALAAGGEEAGRVFNAMMTMKKIDVAAIEAARRG comes from the coding sequence ATGAAACCCAAGAATACGATCTGCCTGTGGTTCAAAGACGACATGCTCGAAGCGGCGAACTTTTACGCCGCCACCTTTCCCGATAGCGAAGTGACCGCGGTGCAGCACGCCCCCGGCGATTATCCCGGCGGCAAGCAAGGAGACGTGCTAACGGTCGAGTTCACCGTCGTGGGCATTCCCTGTCTCGCCCTCAACGGCGGCCCCGGGTTCAACAACGCTTTCTCGTTTCAGATCGCGACCGACGATCAGGCCGAGACCGACCGCTATTGGAACGCGATCGTCGACAACGGCGGTCAGGAAATCGCCTGCGGTTGGTGCTCTGACCGTTGGGGCCTCTCATGGCAGATCACGCCGCGCGTCCTGACCGACGCATTGGCCGCCGGCGGCGAAGAAGCTGGTCGTGTTTTCAACGCAATGATGACGATGAAAAAGATCGACGTCGCGGCGATCGAAGCGGCGCGGCGCGGGTGA
- a CDS encoding DJ-1/PfpI family protein codes for MDRRKFGGVVAATAVAGIAGSAVAADEKPPVQTSRVSFPSIQGGRRPEIAMLVYPGLTLMDMLGPHTVLSLSCNVHLVWKNMDLMESDTGVVLRPSMTLKDCPQDLDAIFVGGGPGQLAVMKDPEVMKFLADRGARAKWITSVCSGSLVLGAAGLLKGYNATSHWACHAELELFGATPVVARVVTDRNRITGGGVTAGIDFGLTLLAKMLGEDIAKMSQLGIEYDPAPPFDAGTPQKAGEKVTKMALDWMAPVLKAFPSACAAAAKDMDNYAAK; via the coding sequence ATGGATCGAAGAAAATTTGGTGGCGTAGTCGCGGCGACGGCAGTTGCAGGGATCGCTGGCTCGGCGGTTGCGGCCGATGAAAAGCCGCCTGTGCAAACGAGTCGCGTTTCGTTTCCATCCATCCAAGGTGGACGCAGGCCGGAAATCGCCATGCTGGTCTACCCTGGCCTCACCCTCATGGACATGCTCGGCCCCCATACCGTTCTGTCGTTGTCCTGCAATGTTCACTTGGTGTGGAAGAACATGGATCTTATGGAGTCTGACACGGGCGTCGTGCTGCGCCCGTCAATGACGCTCAAAGATTGTCCGCAGGACTTGGACGCTATTTTCGTCGGTGGCGGTCCAGGGCAGCTTGCGGTCATGAAGGACCCAGAGGTGATGAAATTTCTGGCGGATCGCGGGGCGAGAGCCAAGTGGATAACCTCCGTTTGTTCGGGTTCGCTTGTCCTTGGAGCAGCAGGTTTACTCAAGGGGTATAACGCGACCAGCCATTGGGCGTGCCATGCGGAACTGGAGTTGTTTGGTGCAACTCCGGTGGTGGCGCGAGTAGTGACCGACCGTAACCGTATTACTGGCGGCGGCGTGACAGCCGGGATCGATTTCGGTTTGACGTTACTAGCAAAGATGCTCGGCGAGGACATCGCAAAGATGAGTCAACTTGGCATCGAGTATGACCCCGCGCCTCCATTCGATGCAGGCACGCCCCAGAAAGCGGGCGAGAAGGTCACGAAGATGGCGCTCGACTGGATGGCGCCTGTCCTGAAGGCGTTTCCATCTGCGTGTGCCGCCGCCGCCAAAGACATGGATAACTACGCCGCGAAGTAG
- a CDS encoding DUF3817 domain-containing protein produces the protein MRNSITDLRIVGALEGLSFLLLLGVAMPMKYVAGEPLAVRVAGTLHGVLFLLYMVAVVRAARSNCWPFERIFEAIIASLYPLGTFVLDRKLREESRRSPNRSLVVEPSPAAHDASQEGGR, from the coding sequence GTGCGAAATTCAATAACCGATCTGCGAATCGTGGGCGCCCTTGAGGGGCTCTCTTTCCTGTTGCTGCTCGGCGTGGCAATGCCGATGAAGTATGTCGCCGGGGAGCCGCTTGCCGTACGTGTCGCCGGAACGCTGCATGGCGTTCTCTTTCTGCTGTATATGGTCGCCGTCGTGCGGGCGGCCCGCTCGAATTGCTGGCCGTTCGAGCGGATCTTCGAGGCGATCATTGCGTCGCTCTATCCCCTGGGAACATTTGTGCTGGATCGCAAACTTCGTGAGGAATCGCGTAGGTCGCCGAATCGTTCGCTCGTCGTCGAACCGAGCCCTGCAGCGCATGACGCTTCTCAGGAAGGGGGCCGCTAA
- a CDS encoding GlxA family transcriptional regulator — MANDGGAQASNKPRRIVFLAFPQVVLLDLIGPWDVFFLANTLIGGEKPPYQLELVSGDDSASILSCGGISMASHQTATNCRGAIDTLIVPADGMSNTPPSARSLKIVRRLAGRSRRIVSICGGAMLLAAAGLLDGKQATTHWRATDELAARFPQVAVQPDSIFVRDGNVYTSAGVTAGIDLALALVEEDLGRAMALNCARQLVVFMRRPGGQSQFSATLESQQTERNAINELIAWATDNPASDLSVEAMSEQVHMSLRNFSRVFRNEVGQTPAAFVEKLRVEAARRRLEETDNSLETIAKDSGFGSADSMRRSFNRVMKVAPSDYRRRFCRQ; from the coding sequence ATGGCGAACGATGGCGGCGCTCAGGCGTCAAACAAACCGCGGCGAATTGTGTTTCTTGCATTTCCACAAGTGGTCCTGCTTGATCTGATCGGGCCGTGGGATGTTTTCTTTCTGGCGAATACGCTAATCGGCGGCGAGAAGCCGCCCTATCAACTGGAGCTGGTCAGCGGTGACGATTCTGCGTCGATTCTTTCTTGCGGAGGTATTTCGATGGCGAGCCATCAGACGGCGACGAACTGTCGAGGCGCTATCGACACGCTGATTGTTCCCGCCGATGGGATGAGTAATACGCCGCCGTCGGCTCGCTCATTGAAGATCGTGCGACGCTTGGCCGGACGCTCGCGTCGCATCGTATCAATCTGCGGAGGCGCAATGCTCCTAGCTGCAGCCGGGCTACTGGATGGCAAGCAGGCGACGACACATTGGCGGGCGACGGATGAACTTGCAGCCCGCTTTCCTCAAGTCGCCGTCCAGCCCGATTCAATCTTCGTGAGAGATGGAAATGTCTATACATCAGCTGGAGTGACGGCTGGGATCGACTTGGCGTTGGCTCTGGTTGAGGAAGATTTAGGGCGAGCGATGGCGCTTAATTGCGCTCGACAGCTGGTCGTTTTCATGCGCCGTCCTGGCGGGCAGTCTCAATTTAGCGCTACGTTAGAATCGCAACAGACGGAGAGAAACGCCATCAATGAGCTCATCGCATGGGCGACCGATAATCCGGCGAGTGATCTATCGGTTGAAGCGATGTCGGAACAAGTTCACATGAGCCTCCGCAATTTCTCGCGAGTATTCCGCAACGAGGTCGGACAAACGCCGGCGGCATTTGTAGAGAAACTGCGAGTCGAAGCCGCGCGTCGTCGGCTTGAAGAAACAGACAATTCGCTCGAAACGATTGCGAAGGACAGTGGCTTCGGTAGCGCGGATTCCATGAGGCGATCCTTCAATCGGGTCATGAAAGTTGCTCCCAGCGACTACCGCCGTCGGTTTTGCCGGCAGTAA
- a CDS encoding ferrous iron transport protein A — protein sequence MMPLDMLPIGQSAEIADVLGDQNDVKRLAEMGLSAGVVVQVVQQGSPCIVRVDGSTLCFRECDHLQIFVQPVAPVA from the coding sequence ATGATGCCACTCGATATGCTTCCGATCGGCCAATCAGCCGAGATTGCCGACGTTCTGGGAGACCAGAACGACGTCAAACGCTTGGCTGAGATGGGTTTGAGCGCCGGAGTGGTCGTGCAGGTCGTGCAGCAAGGGAGTCCTTGCATCGTTCGCGTGGATGGATCGACCCTCTGTTTTCGTGAATGTGACCACTTGCAAATCTTTGTTCAGCCGGTCGCTCCTGTCGCATGA
- a CDS encoding ferrous iron transport protein A — MKTLSAVKIGDRVTVGSIEGDDDISVRLLEMGLVPGVELTIVGYAPLGDPIEIELIGYRLSLRKTEASRVLLTD, encoded by the coding sequence ATGAAGACGCTTTCCGCCGTCAAAATTGGAGATCGGGTCACGGTCGGCTCGATTGAGGGTGACGATGACATCTCGGTTCGCTTGCTCGAGATGGGACTGGTGCCGGGGGTCGAACTGACGATCGTCGGCTATGCCCCGCTGGGGGATCCCATTGAGATCGAATTGATCGGGTATCGGTTGTCGCTCCGAAAAACAGAAGCGTCGCGCGTGCTGCTTACCGATTAA
- the feoB gene encoding ferrous iron transport protein B, which produces MSLEQQTQSIAVALIGNPNTGKSTLFNALSGVRQRTGNYPGVTVEKKHGTFRVGDKSIELIDLPGSYSLAPRSPDEMVAVDVLLGRLPAERKPQAVLVILDAGNLERNLYILSQVLELRLPTIVALNMIDVAQDKGVTVDVPLLAQRLGVPVLETRANHGAGVQQLREALAHIEDQAPPEYMSPFPPAFREEVAGLQGKMVASEVSAPRYLVERLLLDTSGYLEKELKLGGDNFHQTIEEARARLKESGVPVPAVEAMSRYAWVRETLSGVVQRKPVAPPLSDRIDRVMTHPILGSFFFAILMLTVFTAVFSDYIAGVPMGWIEGLFEGLGGLVGDNLAEGPFRSLLVDGVIAGVGGVLVFLPQICILFFFIAILEDCGYMARAAYLMDRLFSNVGLSGKSFIPLLSSFACAIPGVMATRVIENRRDRLTTMMIAPLMSCAARIPVYVVMIAAFVPQYSFAGGLLNSQALTFAGMYLVGIVAAVFVALVLKKTLLKGATPPFVMELPSYKWPSLTTVGLRVFEKGWSFIYRAGTLIFASSVLVWAAAYYPHNDAAVATWTPRLAEVETELAQATEQAKIDELEAEQGDLEHHIAGAYLRDSYLGRAGQWVEPVVRPLGWDWRIGCATIASFPAREVIIGTLGVIYDLGGEEDEESIPLREKLKSATWDGTDRPVYNLPVALSVMVFFALCAQCAATLAVIKRETNSWRWPIFTFVYMTLLAYFGAFIVYRIAAFFTTTPLVSV; this is translated from the coding sequence ATGTCGCTAGAGCAGCAGACCCAGTCGATCGCCGTCGCTTTGATCGGCAATCCGAACACCGGCAAGTCGACGCTGTTCAATGCGCTCTCCGGCGTTCGTCAGCGGACCGGCAACTATCCAGGCGTCACGGTCGAAAAGAAGCACGGCACGTTTCGGGTGGGCGACAAATCGATCGAACTGATCGACTTGCCTGGCTCGTACAGCCTGGCGCCGCGATCGCCTGACGAGATGGTTGCGGTTGACGTGCTGCTGGGCCGCTTGCCGGCCGAACGCAAGCCGCAAGCGGTGTTGGTAATTTTGGACGCCGGCAATCTTGAACGCAATCTCTATATCTTGAGCCAGGTGCTCGAGCTGCGATTGCCGACGATCGTCGCACTGAACATGATCGACGTCGCCCAGGACAAAGGGGTGACGGTTGACGTTCCGCTATTGGCACAGCGTCTCGGCGTTCCGGTGCTGGAGACTCGCGCCAATCATGGCGCCGGAGTCCAGCAACTGCGCGAAGCGCTGGCCCATATCGAAGACCAGGCGCCGCCCGAATACATGAGCCCCTTTCCGCCGGCGTTTCGTGAAGAAGTCGCCGGCCTGCAAGGGAAAATGGTCGCTAGTGAAGTCTCGGCGCCCCGTTATCTGGTCGAACGATTGCTGCTCGATACGAGCGGCTATCTCGAAAAAGAGCTGAAGCTGGGGGGGGACAATTTTCATCAAACGATTGAAGAGGCCCGAGCGCGCCTGAAGGAATCAGGCGTACCGGTTCCCGCGGTCGAAGCGATGTCACGTTATGCGTGGGTGCGTGAAACGCTGAGCGGCGTCGTGCAGCGCAAGCCGGTCGCGCCTCCCCTTTCGGACCGCATTGATCGCGTCATGACGCATCCCATCTTGGGCTCGTTCTTTTTCGCGATTTTGATGCTGACGGTCTTCACCGCCGTCTTTAGCGATTACATCGCCGGCGTGCCGATGGGTTGGATCGAGGGCTTGTTTGAAGGACTCGGCGGACTGGTCGGCGACAATTTGGCGGAAGGTCCGTTCCGATCGCTGCTGGTTGACGGCGTGATTGCCGGCGTCGGCGGCGTGCTCGTTTTTCTGCCGCAAATCTGCATCTTGTTTTTCTTCATCGCGATCCTGGAAGACTGCGGGTACATGGCCCGCGCCGCTTACTTGATGGACCGCTTGTTCTCGAACGTCGGCCTGAGCGGCAAGTCGTTTATTCCGCTGTTGTCGTCGTTCGCGTGTGCGATCCCCGGCGTGATGGCGACCCGCGTGATCGAAAACCGCCGCGACCGTTTGACCACGATGATGATCGCACCGCTGATGAGCTGCGCGGCGCGGATCCCGGTTTACGTGGTGATGATCGCGGCGTTTGTTCCGCAATATTCTTTCGCTGGCGGCTTGCTCAACTCGCAGGCGTTGACCTTCGCCGGGATGTACCTGGTTGGGATCGTCGCGGCGGTGTTTGTGGCGCTGGTGCTGAAGAAGACATTGCTGAAAGGAGCGACTCCGCCGTTTGTAATGGAGTTGCCGTCGTACAAATGGCCGTCGCTGACAACCGTCGGCTTGCGGGTCTTTGAAAAAGGATGGTCGTTTATCTATCGCGCTGGAACGTTGATTTTCGCTTCGAGCGTGTTGGTTTGGGCCGCCGCTTACTATCCGCACAACGATGCCGCCGTCGCTACTTGGACGCCGCGTCTGGCCGAAGTGGAAACGGAACTGGCGCAGGCGACCGAGCAAGCGAAGATTGACGAACTGGAAGCCGAGCAAGGGGACCTGGAACATCACATCGCTGGCGCCTATCTGCGCGACAGCTATCTTGGCCGAGCCGGGCAGTGGGTCGAACCGGTCGTCCGCCCATTGGGCTGGGATTGGCGAATCGGCTGCGCGACGATCGCGTCGTTTCCGGCTCGCGAAGTGATTATTGGAACCCTTGGCGTGATCTACGATCTGGGGGGGGAGGAAGATGAAGAGTCTATTCCGCTACGTGAAAAGCTGAAATCAGCGACTTGGGACGGAACCGACCGCCCTGTCTACAATTTGCCGGTCGCTTTGTCGGTAATGGTGTTTTTTGCCCTTTGCGCCCAGTGTGCAGCGACTTTAGCGGTAATTAAACGCGAAACCAACTCTTGGCGATGGCCGATATTTACTTTTGTTTACATGACCTTACTGGCGTATTTCGGCGCCTTTATTGTCTATAGAATCGCGGCTTTTTTCACCACAACGCCGCTTGTCTCCGTATAA
- a CDS encoding FeoB-associated Cys-rich membrane protein, producing MSDVLQNVGVLLFIAGSGLYIAILMWRTVREEKEGCGSSCGGCSSKRSSPNVRTTLIQLDTKIVEPKS from the coding sequence ATGTCAGACGTATTGCAGAACGTCGGCGTTTTGCTCTTTATCGCCGGCAGCGGACTTTACATCGCCATCTTGATGTGGCGAACGGTTCGTGAAGAAAAAGAAGGCTGCGGAAGCAGTTGCGGCGGCTGTTCGTCTAAACGATCCTCCCCCAACGTCCGCACGACGCTGATTCAGCTTGATACCAAGATCGTCGAGCCGAAGAGTTAG
- a CDS encoding DUF4282 domain-containing protein, which yields MAEEFYLKANENAPETGPFSSKKMRQLAAAGQITPETLVRRGESSWVHATSVRGLEVPTGSAPLSPAPSGDAVPMGIPVTPSDGVVSAIPNVPDDDHGISLSPRITDPTGATSEAQVQPPASEPQAFDEDTPTPPSITAPPPPPPAPPAPQVATVVEAKGKSETSEISEMIAVTPTDKAEAKGKKKKAKHRPARAGADEAKSGGGIGGLFSFNTMIAPTVAKVVYYLCLALIIVGWLGGCVAVLVAGFVAGDVVGAIGGAIGFFFMGGIVALLYILGLRIGAEVVIAFFRAADDLAAIRAHHEEKL from the coding sequence ATGGCCGAAGAATTCTACCTGAAAGCAAACGAAAATGCGCCGGAGACAGGCCCGTTTTCGTCGAAGAAGATGCGGCAACTTGCCGCCGCTGGGCAGATTACGCCCGAGACCCTCGTGCGGCGGGGGGAAAGTTCGTGGGTCCATGCGACCAGCGTGCGAGGATTAGAAGTTCCGACCGGCTCGGCGCCGCTATCGCCAGCGCCTTCTGGGGACGCAGTTCCGATGGGGATTCCGGTGACTCCCTCCGATGGAGTCGTCTCGGCGATTCCCAATGTGCCGGATGACGATCATGGGATCTCGCTCTCGCCGCGAATCACCGATCCCACCGGCGCTACCAGCGAAGCGCAAGTTCAGCCACCCGCGAGCGAGCCGCAGGCGTTTGACGAAGATACGCCGACTCCGCCGTCGATTACCGCTCCGCCACCGCCGCCGCCTGCTCCTCCTGCGCCGCAAGTTGCGACGGTTGTAGAAGCAAAGGGCAAATCGGAAACATCCGAAATCTCGGAGATGATTGCGGTTACTCCGACCGACAAAGCGGAAGCAAAAGGCAAAAAGAAGAAAGCGAAGCATCGTCCGGCGCGGGCAGGCGCAGACGAGGCAAAATCTGGCGGTGGAATCGGCGGACTCTTCAGCTTCAATACGATGATTGCGCCGACGGTCGCCAAGGTTGTCTACTACCTTTGCCTGGCGCTGATTATTGTTGGTTGGCTGGGAGGTTGTGTCGCCGTTCTGGTCGCCGGCTTCGTTGCCGGAGACGTGGTCGGAGCTATTGGGGGCGCCATCGGATTTTTCTTCATGGGCGGCATCGTGGCGCTGCTCTACATTCTCGGGCTGCGAATCGGCGCTGAAGTGGTGATCGCCTTCTTTCGCGCCGCCGATGATTTGGCGGCAATTCGTGCTCACCACGAAGAGAAGCTGTAG
- a CDS encoding M3 family oligoendopeptidase: MRRFREPTYLPQFSTMDDFSNYCLPNPILDAVTAEYATLEQELDIALASSNTSDDALRAIVGKWDHIRRRLESWSNLVEIRFNQETNDPDFKAAQDYRDEIAPKLTELNVRIQKKLVETPLRPRLEEIFGAHAFQLWEVQNSTFDPCIHDDLVQESKLVSRYNELTASAKVEFQGEEYNLSSIAKFEEHADRDVRYGAARAVWQWFAANRVELDQIFDELVTLRHGIAQKLGFDSFVELAYRRMSRTDYGSEDVARYREEVREHVVPLCREIHRTQEDTLNLEDLMFWDEGLFDSAGNPTPQGSYEKQIELAQQMFNDMNVDLGKFFQLMCEKNLLDLKIRPWKAGGGFCSSLPSEELPFIFANFNGSKGDVEVFTHEMGHAFQCYSSFDGAALLEHVWPTYEACEIHSMSLEFLTWPHMEMFFGDAAERFRRIHLLTSLLFLPYGVAVDHFQHAIFAEPDATPERRHAIWQEMERLYLPDTNYGDLPHVSSGGRWQQKRHIYMSPFYYIDYTLAQCCALQFWVRSERDFATAMQDYVDLCKRGGTMPFSGLVDSAGLKNPFKPGSLKEVVQQAREYLKL; encoded by the coding sequence GTGAGAAGATTCCGCGAGCCGACCTACCTCCCCCAGTTTTCGACCATGGATGATTTTTCGAACTACTGCCTTCCCAATCCCATTCTGGATGCGGTAACGGCAGAGTATGCAACCCTCGAACAAGAGCTCGACATCGCACTGGCGAGCTCCAATACGTCTGACGATGCGCTTCGCGCGATTGTCGGCAAATGGGACCACATCCGGCGAAGACTCGAATCGTGGAGCAATCTGGTTGAGATCCGTTTCAATCAAGAAACGAACGACCCAGACTTCAAAGCGGCGCAAGATTATCGCGACGAAATTGCGCCAAAGTTGACCGAACTCAACGTGCGGATTCAAAAGAAGCTGGTCGAAACGCCGCTGCGGCCACGTCTGGAAGAGATCTTCGGCGCCCATGCGTTCCAGCTGTGGGAAGTGCAAAACAGCACGTTTGATCCCTGCATCCATGACGACCTGGTCCAAGAGTCGAAGCTCGTCTCGCGCTACAACGAGCTGACCGCGTCGGCGAAGGTCGAATTCCAGGGAGAAGAATACAACCTCTCCAGCATCGCGAAGTTCGAAGAACATGCCGATCGCGATGTGCGCTACGGCGCCGCCCGTGCGGTCTGGCAATGGTTCGCCGCCAATCGAGTCGAGCTGGATCAGATCTTCGACGAGCTCGTGACGCTACGTCATGGCATCGCGCAAAAGCTGGGCTTTGACAGCTTTGTCGAGCTCGCCTATCGCCGCATGTCGCGAACCGACTACGGCTCGGAAGATGTCGCGCGCTATCGTGAAGAAGTTCGCGAGCATGTTGTTCCGCTCTGCCGCGAGATCCATCGCACCCAGGAAGATACCCTAAATCTCGAGGACTTGATGTTCTGGGACGAAGGGCTGTTCGACAGCGCCGGCAACCCGACTCCGCAGGGCTCCTACGAAAAGCAAATCGAGTTGGCGCAGCAGATGTTCAATGATATGAACGTCGATCTGGGCAAGTTCTTTCAGTTGATGTGTGAGAAAAACCTGCTCGACCTGAAAATTCGCCCCTGGAAAGCAGGCGGCGGGTTTTGCTCGAGCCTGCCGAGCGAAGAGCTGCCGTTTATCTTCGCCAACTTCAACGGCAGCAAAGGAGACGTCGAGGTCTTCACGCACGAAATGGGACACGCGTTCCAGTGTTACAGCAGCTTTGACGGCGCCGCGCTGCTAGAGCATGTTTGGCCTACCTACGAAGCGTGCGAGATTCACTCGATGAGTCTCGAGTTTCTCACCTGGCCTCACATGGAGATGTTCTTTGGCGACGCGGCCGAGCGTTTCCGTCGCATCCATTTGCTGACGTCGCTGTTGTTCTTGCCATACGGCGTCGCGGTCGATCATTTTCAACATGCGATCTTCGCCGAGCCAGACGCGACGCCGGAGCGCCGTCATGCGATCTGGCAAGAGATGGAGCGGCTGTACCTGCCGGACACCAACTACGGCGACTTGCCGCACGTATCAAGCGGCGGCCGTTGGCAGCAGAAGCGGCACATCTATATGTCGCCGTTTTATTACATCGACTACACGCTGGCCCAATGCTGTGCGCTGCAGTTTTGGGTGCGATCCGAGCGCGACTTCGCCACCGCGATGCAAGACTATGTCGACCTTTGCAAACGGGGCGGCACGATGCCGTTCTCGGGATTAGTCGACAGCGCCGGTTTGAAAAACCCGTTTAAGCCCGGCAGCTTGAAAGAAGTGGTCCAACAGGCCCGCGAGTATTTGAAGCTGTAG
- a CDS encoding YcxB family protein produces MDKVEFQYCAEDADAFGPEEAPQHRWWNHVLLIVGGVLIGVPGVIPALLLDFRWVSGMIAIAYYSALYRYARYLFQLPAAAIFPGGQFRVRLTPNFLEEAADNHRARFSWSHIEEVIENREAVLIYPDRLQAIVIPKRAFASSSEMRQFAALAQQYRKEALQTTLPAIGLYDDDFFSAWTRDAGLSVEYQNTRADWAHAMQFGAYESPWQSMGTRLSKYVFFLILSVLMLYMAWTINHIGFKAFCLVAAAAFWYVGSISLALVVSERGRRHDVPEQWLARRTLFISPIGVIALTPFAIHCTKWNGLEAVLQNTSFLYFLESSDHICQIAPKRTFPTFGQAEHFAHEAIQWHQEALAVDAEEAANDSLPTQPDDGEDPFRSPQA; encoded by the coding sequence ATGGACAAAGTTGAGTTTCAATATTGCGCTGAAGATGCGGACGCGTTTGGCCCTGAAGAAGCTCCTCAGCATCGCTGGTGGAACCATGTGTTACTGATCGTCGGCGGCGTATTGATCGGCGTTCCCGGCGTGATTCCGGCGCTGCTGCTCGACTTTCGTTGGGTCTCTGGCATGATTGCGATCGCCTACTACAGCGCTTTGTACCGTTACGCGCGCTATCTGTTTCAACTGCCGGCCGCTGCGATCTTCCCCGGCGGCCAGTTCCGTGTGCGATTGACCCCCAACTTTCTCGAAGAAGCAGCCGACAATCATCGGGCGCGATTCTCCTGGTCCCATATCGAAGAGGTGATCGAAAATCGTGAAGCCGTGTTGATCTATCCTGATCGACTCCAAGCAATCGTCATTCCCAAGCGGGCCTTCGCATCGTCCAGCGAGATGCGTCAGTTCGCCGCATTGGCGCAGCAGTATCGCAAAGAAGCTTTACAGACAACCTTGCCGGCGATCGGTTTGTACGACGACGACTTCTTCTCCGCCTGGACGCGCGACGCCGGGCTGAGCGTCGAATATCAGAACACTCGCGCTGATTGGGCGCACGCGATGCAGTTTGGCGCCTACGAGTCTCCCTGGCAAAGCATGGGAACGCGACTCTCGAAGTACGTGTTCTTTCTGATTCTCAGCGTCTTGATGCTGTATATGGCGTGGACCATCAATCACATCGGCTTCAAAGCCTTTTGCCTGGTCGCTGCGGCCGCCTTCTGGTATGTCGGTTCAATCTCGCTGGCTCTGGTCGTAAGCGAGCGAGGTCGGCGGCATGACGTGCCAGAACAATGGCTCGCCAGACGGACGCTCTTCATTTCACCGATCGGCGTCATTGCGCTAACGCCGTTCGCGATCCATTGCACCAAGTGGAATGGCTTGGAAGCCGTGTTGCAAAATACAAGCTTCCTCTATTTTCTCGAATCGTCTGACCACATTTGCCAGATCGCGCCCAAGCGCACGTTTCCCACCTTCGGCCAAGCCGAACACTTCGCCCATGAGGCGATCCAGTGGCATCAAGAAGCGTTGGCCGTCGACGCCGAAGAAGCGGCCAACGACTCGCTGCCTACCCAACCCGACGACGGCGAAGATCCATTCCGATCACCGCAAGCTTGA
- a CDS encoding YcxB family protein — MSTGQQRYSLQEPSSDSPANDNPFELSPQPDRREMEVEYKNAPEDIRYMVRVLPWSTIAELLITAPGFVLGATAPAILIFLASEHYILGLGLLLAAVLFAARLLWQTLQFFRKIPVKPGRIRLRITPEFIETEHPEYRSRQAWTYLKSVQRVSGAIILIRPLNRAYIVPDRDFDSPHTAELFYQTALAYHAAAVNQPDGDLAHDVEAFLPDWSHRARRTTSYQNTIGEWAHAMNPGATSLRSSWLGHFTTMLVAVLMNLILAVIAYGTHWQAGAPLEFSPWLGFFALAMATVSAVILTFRAVLKLREFTNRWRVPKTLLEPRSIGISPPGMVVRNRLMVLAIRWPALAQITHNADAIYVSDVLPSIAFIIPKAAFADPTAAESFAEEMLTWYTSAIETSNLGIDAELIEAEVVDGDNPYRSPQS, encoded by the coding sequence ATGAGCACTGGCCAACAGCGCTATTCGCTGCAGGAACCGTCGAGCGATTCGCCGGCAAACGACAATCCTTTCGAACTCTCCCCCCAACCTGATCGGCGCGAGATGGAAGTCGAATACAAAAACGCGCCGGAAGATATCCGCTACATGGTGCGAGTCTTGCCCTGGTCGACCATCGCCGAACTACTGATCACGGCCCCCGGTTTTGTCTTGGGTGCGACGGCGCCGGCGATTTTGATTTTCCTCGCGTCAGAGCACTACATCCTCGGCCTGGGTCTGTTGTTAGCGGCAGTGCTATTCGCCGCGCGACTCCTTTGGCAGACGCTGCAATTCTTCCGCAAGATCCCTGTTAAACCGGGCCGCATTCGCCTGCGGATTACGCCCGAGTTTATCGAGACGGAACATCCCGAATATCGCTCACGGCAAGCATGGACCTATTTGAAATCGGTGCAGCGCGTCAGTGGTGCGATCATCTTGATTCGACCGCTGAACCGCGCCTACATTGTTCCTGATCGTGATTTTGATTCTCCCCATACAGCCGAGCTGTTTTATCAAACGGCGCTCGCCTATCACGCCGCGGCGGTGAACCAACCCGACGGGGATCTGGCGCATGATGTCGAAGCGTTCTTGCCGGACTGGTCACACCGCGCTCGGCGGACAACTTCGTATCAAAACACGATCGGTGAGTGGGCGCACGCAATGAATCCAGGGGCGACATCCTTGCGATCATCCTGGCTGGGGCATTTCACCACGATGCTGGTCGCCGTTCTCATGAACCTGATCCTCGCAGTGATCGCCTATGGAACGCATTGGCAGGCTGGCGCTCCGCTGGAGTTTTCGCCTTGGCTGGGTTTTTTCGCCCTTGCGATGGCGACAGTCTCGGCAGTGATCCTAACCTTCCGAGCAGTGCTGAAGTTGCGGGAGTTCACCAATCGTTGGCGAGTTCCGAAGACGCTTTTAGAGCCGCGATCCATCGGCATTTCGCCGCCAGGCATGGTCGTCCGCAATCGGCTCATGGTGCTGGCGATCCGCTGGCCGGCCTTGGCCCAGATCACGCACAACGCTGACGCGATCTACGTCAGCGACGTCTTGCCGTCGATTGCTTTTATCATTCCGAAGGCGGCGTTCGCCGATCCCACAGCCGCCGAGTCGTTCGCCGAAGAGATGCTCACGTGGTACACGTCGGCGATCGAAACGTCGAATCTCGGGATCGATGCGGAGCTGATCGAAGCCGAAGTGGTCGACGGCGACAATCCTTATCGTTCACCACAAAGCTGA